The genome window GATCATATAGCAATTTCCAGAGAATTTCGGTCTCGGTAGTTGCGAACTCCCGCAACCAAATTTTCCTGCCAGATATAAAATACTTAGGCCGTACTTCGTGTTGCTTTTGCGTGTCGCGACGTGTTGCAAGCCCGTCCAGAACACTCCCCAAAGATTCCAAAGACTTACGACCAGCCCAGATTCCTCCGTGCAACACGGATGCGACACGGGGAAACGTCGATGTTCGCGGGGCGTTCGAGCAACTGGGCTAGGACCTGTCCCCATAAACGGGTTTCGTTGAGGCGTGAGATTTGATTCAACCTCCCGAATAAGGAGGTTGCCATGCGCCGTCACGAATTGAGCGACAAGGAATGGTCGATGATCGACAGCTCTTCGATCCGCGTCCACCAGCATGGTGCCGGCGCGAAAAAGGGGGATCTGAAGATCCGTGCATGGGACAGTCCCGCGGCGGTTTGACGACCAGGATCCATGCACTGGTCGACGCCGAAGGTCGCCCGGTGCGGATCGAACTCACCGCCGGGCAGGCCGGCGACGCGCCGATGGCGACGAAACGGCTCGAGACGGTGGCGACGGGCGCAATCGTGCTGGCCGACAAGGCTTACGATACCGACGGCATCCGCACTTTCGTGGCTGCACGCGGCGGATGGGCGAACATCCCGCCACGGATCACCCGCAAAGGCACATTCGCCTTCAGTCGCTGGGGTTATCGCCAGCGCAACCTCGTCGAACGCTTCTTCAACCGCCTCAAGCAGATGCGCGGTATCGCCACACGGTATGATCGGCGCGCCGACAACTACCTCGCAGCAATCAAACTCGCCGCGATCCGCATCTGGATCAAAGCGTTATGAGTCCGCTACCTAGCGCGCTCAGGTACCGAGTGCCATATTCGACATGACCTGCAGTGCTGAGAGCCCTCTTGTCGTGGGATAGGCGGAGCCGACGAGGCCGTGTGTGAAGTTTCTATGGGCGATCTTTAAAGAGGCGTATCTTCACTTTTTCGCCGTCATCGGCGCACTAAGCCTCGCATCACTGGTAGCGACCCTCGATCTATACGACTGGCCCAGTTCGATCCTCCAGATGATCGCTTGGTGGAAGTCCATCGCCTATCCGGTGGTGGATGCCATCTTCGCCCCAATCTTGTCCTGGATATCGAGCTTGGTTGAGTTCGAAATCCGGCTAAGCAATGCGATGAAGGACTACTTCGGGGTCGGAGTCGCGCTTGCGTTCTCGCGATTCCGCGGTGCGTTGTTTGGGTGGAAGAAACCGGCTGTTACTGGTGAGGCTCGCCTTACTGCAGATCGTGCCAAGGTTCTGAAATCCCTCGTGCACAAACCATTCCTCGCCGCTCAGCTACTCATCCGCACTATACTCGTTTGGCCGGTTGAAGTGGCGTTGATGACTCGACTTGCCCTATTTGCGCGGAAGATATTCCCTCATGAAACAGACGAGTATGTTCGGAATGTCCGGATATCCCATGCAATTACGTTGCTGCCGATTTTATATTTCATTCTGCTTGTGTTGGCGAGTTGGGTGATTGGCATCTATCATTTTCTCACAAGAAGATGACGCAGAGAGCTCTGTCAGGCTCAGCAGGCGATCCATGCCGTTGGTTCGACAGCTGTGCCCTTCGCGAGTTGCACGCATCGCGGCCCCGGCACAGTCAGGCACCCCGGTGGCCCGCCGCCCAAGGAGAGATTTCATGTCGCTCATTCCCCGCCAGCCGGTTCCGCAGCTCGCCGTCGACACGCTCGCGCACGAGACCTTCGATCTCGCGAAGGAAAACCCCGCCTTCGGAACGCTCGTGGTTTTCTATCGCGGCCAACATTGCCCGATCTGCGCCACTTACCTGAAGGAGCTGGAACGGCTGACACCGGAATTCGAGGCGCGCGGTGTGTCCACCATCGCGATCTCCAGCGATCCGGAAGACCGCGCCCGCGCAATGGCCGAAGCTGTGGGCGGATCGAACTTGCGCTACGGCTATGGCCTTGCGCTGGCGGAGGCGCGCGCATGGGGCCTCTACACCTCGACCGGACGCGGCACCACCTCCATCGGCATCGAGGAGCCGGACCTGTTTTCCGAGCCGGGCGTCTTTCTGGTGCGCGCCGACGGCACGCTCTATTTCGCCTCGGTACAGACGATGCCCTTCGTGCGCCCGCACTTCAAGGAGATGGTCGGTGCGCTCGACTTCGTGAAAGCGAAGGACTACCCCGCGCGCGGCGAATACACCGGCGCGGTCTGAAAAACACCGCGATCTCTACCGGCGTCAGGAGAGCACGCCGTCCGGCGCGGATCCCGTCACGAAACGGACCGCGCCGGGAAGCACCTCCACGTGCAATGTGTCCGCGGACATCGGCTCGCCATCCAGGTTGAGAGACAGCTCGGCCTCGCTTTCCACCGTCAGCGACGAAAACCGTGCCGTCTTGGCATAGCTTTCCACCGGCGCTTCCGTCTCGTGCAACAGCCGCGACAGAAGCCCCAGGACATGGTCTGCATCGGGCTGCGGAAACAGCGACAGGTCGAGCAGGCCGTCGTCGAGCCGCGCCTCCGGGCACAGCGGAACGCCACCGCCGGCCAACCGCCCGTTGCCGATTGCCATCGCCAGGAACTCCCCCTCCCAGGAAAACCCGTCGGCGGAAAACCGTGCGGTCGACGGCGTCAGCCGTCCGATGTGGCTGGCGCCCGCGATCAGATAGGCGGCGCCGCCCAGCAACTGCTTGGCGCGCGGATCCGCTTCACGCGTGATCTGCGTAACGGTGCCGCCGCTTGCAAGATTGATGAAGACCCGCTCGTTGATGCGCGCGGCATCGATGCGACGGATCTCTCCCTGCGCGCAGACCATCAGGGCCGCGGCGGGATCGCCGGCGGGAAGAGCGAGCCCGGCAGCGAAATCATTCGCCGTTCCAAGCGGCAGAACACCCACGGCACAGGTCTCCGGCTCCGCCCCCGCATTTACCAGAGCCGCAATCACCTGATTGAGCGTCCCGTCGCCCCCGCCGGCCACGATCACGTCGGGAAGCGGATCGGCGGCGAGCGCCTCGGAGACGAAACGCGCCACGTCTCCCGCCTCGTAGGTGACCCGCACGAGCACCTCGTGCCCGGCGTCGCGAACGCGCCCAATAGCGGCTCGCACATCCTCGCGCGGGGCGGATTTTCCGTTCAATATCACAAACAGTCGGCGTGTCGTCGTCAAGCGTTCGGTCTCCTTCGCTCTGCCGGCGCGACCTTGGTTGGCGCGCGCGGCAATGTCTACAATTCCCTTTGCGCCTGCGGTTTGCTAAACGGGCGCAATCTTCCGCTTCCAAGGTCCGCACCGCTCATGATTCCCAACGCCATCGCCATCACCCCGGAACTCATCGAGGCGCACGGCCTCAAGCCCGACGAATACGACCGCATTCTGGCGTTGATCGGCCGAACCCCGACGTTCACCGAACTGGGGATCTTTTCGGCGATGTGGAACGAGCATTGTTCCTACAAGTCGTCGAAGAAGTGGCTGAAGACCCTGCCGACGACGGGACCGAGGGTCATTCTCGGCCCGGGCGAGAACGCGGGCGTGGTCGACATCGGCGACGGCGAGGCCGTGGTCTTCAAGATGGAAAGCCACAACCACCCCTCCTACATCGAACCCTACCAGGGTGCTGCGACCGGCGTCGGCGGCATCCTGCGCGATGTCTTTACCATGGGCGCGCGCCCCATCGCCGCGATGAATGCCTTGCGCTTCGGTGAGCCGGATCATCCGCGCACCCGCCATCTCGTGTCCGGCGTCGTCGCCGGCGTGGGCGGCTACGGCAACTCCTTCGGTGTTCCAACGGTTGGCGGCGAGGTCGAGTTCCATGCCAGCTACAACGGCAATTGCCTTGTGAACGCATTTGCCGCAGGGCTTTTGCGGACCGACGCCATCTTCCTGTCCAAGGCGGAAGGCGTCGGCTTGCCCGTCGTCTATCTCGGTGCCAAGACCGGCCGCGACGGCGTCGGCGGCGCCACGATGGCCTCGGCGGAGTTCGACGAGACCATCGAGGAAAAGCGCCCGACCGTTCAGGTGGGCGACCCCTTCACCGAGAAATGCCTGCTCGAAGCCTGCCTGGAGCTGATGAAGACCGGCGCGGTCGTCGCCATTCAGGATATGGGCGCGGCCGGCCTCACCTGTTCCGCCGTCGAGATGGGCGCCAAGGGCAACCTCGGCGTCACGCTGGAGCTCGACCGGGTGCCCGTGCGCGAGGAGCGCATGAGCGCCTACGAGATGATGCTGTCGGAAAGCCAGGAGCGCATGCTCATGGTGCTACGTCCCGAAAAGGAGGCCGAGGCCAAGGAGATCTTCCGCAAGTGGGGTCTCGACTTCGCGGTCGTCGGCGTGACCACGGACACGCTGCGCTTCATCGTCAATCATCAGGGCGAGACGGTCGCCGACCTGCCCATCAAGGACCTCGGCGACGAGGCGCCGGAATACGACCGGCCGTGGTCGCCCGGCCCGAAACTGGAAACGATCCCGGCAGAACGCTTTGCCGAGCCCGACGACTATGCCGACGCGCTGCTGACGCTGATCGGCAATGCCAATGGCGGGTCGCGCCGCTGGGTCTATGAGCAGTACGACACGCTGGTTCAGGGCAATACAGTCGCTTCGCCCGGCGGCGACGCCGGCATCGTGCGCGTCGGGTCGAACGGCAAGGCGCTCGCCTTCTCCGTCGACGTGACCCCGCGCTATGTCGAGGCCGACCCCTTCGAGGGCGGCAAGCAGGCGGTTGCGGAATGCTGGCGCAACCTGACGGCGGTCGGCGCCGATCCGCTTGCCTCCACCGACAATCTCAACTTCGGCAATCCGGAGCGCCCGGAAATCATGGGGCAGCTGGTCGAGGCGATCAAGGGCATCGGCGCGGCCTGCGAGGCGCTGGAAATGCCCATCGTCTCCGGCAATGTATCGCTTTACAACGAGACCAGCGGCGAAGCGATCCTGCCGACTCCCGCCATCGGCGGCGTCGGCCTTCTCGACGACGTCGATGCCCGCTCGAGCCTCGCCTTCGCCAATGACGGCGATATCATCGCCCTCGTTGGCGGGCACGGCACGCATCTGGGGCGCAGCGCCTATCAGCGCGACATTCTCGGCCGCGAGGAGGGCGCTCCGCCGCCAGTCGATCTGGCGGCCGAAAAGCGTCGCGGCGATCTCGTGCGCGACCTCATTCGTGCCGGTCGCGTGACCGCGGTGCACGATCTGTCCGACGGCGGACTGGCCGTGGCGCTTGCGGAAATGGCCATGGCCGGCAATCGTGGCTGCACGATCACGGTGCCCGCGCCCGCTCATGCCGCCCTGTTTGGCGAGGATCAGGGTCGATACCTGCTGACGATCGCGCGCGACAGGGCCGCGTCCGTG of Stappia sp. ES.058 contains these proteins:
- a CDS encoding peroxiredoxin-like family protein gives rise to the protein MSLIPRQPVPQLAVDTLAHETFDLAKENPAFGTLVVFYRGQHCPICATYLKELERLTPEFEARGVSTIAISSDPEDRARAMAEAVGGSNLRYGYGLALAEARAWGLYTSTGRGTTSIGIEEPDLFSEPGVFLVRADGTLYFASVQTMPFVRPHFKEMVGALDFVKAKDYPARGEYTGAV
- the yegS gene encoding lipid kinase YegS — protein: MTTTRRLFVILNGKSAPREDVRAAIGRVRDAGHEVLVRVTYEAGDVARFVSEALAADPLPDVIVAGGGDGTLNQVIAALVNAGAEPETCAVGVLPLGTANDFAAGLALPAGDPAAALMVCAQGEIRRIDAARINERVFINLASGGTVTQITREADPRAKQLLGGAAYLIAGASHIGRLTPSTARFSADGFSWEGEFLAMAIGNGRLAGGGVPLCPEARLDDGLLDLSLFPQPDADHVLGLLSRLLHETEAPVESYAKTARFSSLTVESEAELSLNLDGEPMSADTLHVEVLPGAVRFVTGSAPDGVLS
- the purL gene encoding phosphoribosylformylglycinamidine synthase subunit PurL, whose protein sequence is MIPNAIAITPELIEAHGLKPDEYDRILALIGRTPTFTELGIFSAMWNEHCSYKSSKKWLKTLPTTGPRVILGPGENAGVVDIGDGEAVVFKMESHNHPSYIEPYQGAATGVGGILRDVFTMGARPIAAMNALRFGEPDHPRTRHLVSGVVAGVGGYGNSFGVPTVGGEVEFHASYNGNCLVNAFAAGLLRTDAIFLSKAEGVGLPVVYLGAKTGRDGVGGATMASAEFDETIEEKRPTVQVGDPFTEKCLLEACLELMKTGAVVAIQDMGAAGLTCSAVEMGAKGNLGVTLELDRVPVREERMSAYEMMLSESQERMLMVLRPEKEAEAKEIFRKWGLDFAVVGVTTDTLRFIVNHQGETVADLPIKDLGDEAPEYDRPWSPGPKLETIPAERFAEPDDYADALLTLIGNANGGSRRWVYEQYDTLVQGNTVASPGGDAGIVRVGSNGKALAFSVDVTPRYVEADPFEGGKQAVAECWRNLTAVGADPLASTDNLNFGNPERPEIMGQLVEAIKGIGAACEALEMPIVSGNVSLYNETSGEAILPTPAIGGVGLLDDVDARSSLAFANDGDIIALVGGHGTHLGRSAYQRDILGREEGAPPPVDLAAEKRRGDLVRDLIRAGRVTAVHDLSDGGLAVALAEMAMAGNRGCTITVPAPAHAALFGEDQGRYLLTIARDRAASVLEDAIDAGLEVAEIGTVGGKSLTVEDILTISVAKLGESHETWFPKYMTGA